One region of Vigna angularis cultivar LongXiaoDou No.4 chromosome 10, ASM1680809v1, whole genome shotgun sequence genomic DNA includes:
- the LOC108335427 gene encoding uncharacterized protein LOC108335427 has protein sequence MGNCNSSDSTRVATAKLILQDGKLQEFSYPVKVSFLLQKYPACFICNSDEMDFDDVVSAIDEDQLLQPGQLYFALPLSRLKQRLQPHEMAALAVKASSALMKTADKCGSRRKQILLSNEYDSNPKRVSPTLAAGAGTVHRRGRATAPAGKGRFAALLSSIPE, from the coding sequence ATGGGAAACTGCAACTCATCCGATTCAACCCGGGTCGCCACAGCCAAGCTTATTCTTCAAGACGGAAAGTTGCAGGAGTTCTCATATCCTGTGAAGGTATCGTTCTTGTTGCAGAAGTATCCCGCCTGCTTCATATGCAACTCCGACGAAATGGACTTCGACGACGTCGTTTCGGCCATCGACGAGGACCAGCTCCTGCAACCCGGTCAGCTCTATTTCGCGCTTCCCCTCAGTCGCTTGAAGCAGCGCTTGCAGCCTCACGAGATGGCCGCATTGGCCGTCAAGGCCAGCTCTGCGCTCATGAAAACCGCCGACAAATGCGGCTCTCGCCGCAAACAGATTTTGCTCTCTAACGAATATGACTCTAACCCTAAGCGCGTGTCTCCCACACTCGCTGCCGGTGCCGGAACTGTACATAGAAGGGGAAGGGCCACCGCTCCCGCCGGTAAGGGGAGGTTTGCGGCCTTGTTGAGTTCCATTCCGGAGTAG
- the LOC108336116 gene encoding oxygen-evolving enhancer protein 1, chloroplastic has product MAASLQAAATFMQPTKVGLTSRNLKSSQCISKAFGLEPAGPKFTCSLQSDLKDLAKKCADATKLAGFALATSALVVSGASAEGVPKRLTFDEIQSKTYLEVKGTGTANQCPTIDGGVDSFAFKAGKYNAKKLCLEPTSFTVKAEGVAKNAPLEFQNTKLMTRLTYTLDEIEGPFEVSPDGTVKFEEKDGIDYAAVTVQLPGGERVPFLFTIKQLVATGKPESFSGDFLVPSYRGSSFLDPKGRGASTGYDNAVALPAGGRGDEEELAKENNKSASSSKGKITLSVTKTKPETGEVIGVFESIQPSDTDLGAKAPKDVKIQGVWYAQLES; this is encoded by the exons ATGGCAGCCTCACTACAAGCTGCAGCTACCTTCATGCAACCCACCAAGGTGGGCTTAACCTCCCGCAACCTCAAATCTTCTCAATGCATCTCTAAGGCTTTCGGCTTGGAACCCGCCGGACCTAAATTCACCTGCTCTCTTCAGTCTGATCTCAAAGACCTGGCTAAAAAATGCGCCGACGCCACCAAACTTGCAGGATTCGCCCTTGCCACCTCGGCTCTCGTGGTTTCT GGAGCAAGTGCAGAAGGTGTTCCAAAGAGGCTAACCTTCGACGAAATCCAGAGCAAGACATATCTGGAAGTGAAGGGAACTGGAACTGCTAACCAGTGCCCAACCATCGATGGTGGAGTGGACTCATTCGCCTTCAAGGCAGGCAAATACAACGCCAAGAAGCTGTGTCTGGAACCCACTTCCTTCACGGTGAAGGCAGAGGGTGTGGCCAAGAACGCCCCTCTAGAGTTCCAAAACACCAAGCTCATGACCCGTCTCACCTACACCCTCGACGAGATCGAGGGCCCCTTCGAGGTTTCACCCGACGGAACGGTGAAATTCGAGGAGAAAGACGGGATTGACTACGCTGCTGTGACTGTTCAGCTTCCCGGGGGAGAGCGTGTGCCGTTCCTCTTCACCATCAAGCAGTTGGTGGCCACTGGGAAACCAGAAAGCTTCAGTGGGGACTTCCTTGTTCCCTCTTACCGTGGTTCCTCTTTCTTGGACCCCAAGGGAAGGGGTGCCTCAACCGGTTATGACAATGCTGTTGCTTTGCCTGCTGGTGGCAGAGGAGATGAGGAGGAGCTTGCAAAGGAGAACAACAAAAGTGCTTCATCTTCCAAAGGGAAAATTACCTTGAGTGTGACCAAGACCAAGCCTGAGACTGGAGAGGTTATTGGGGTGTTTGAGAGTATTCAGCCTTCTGATACTGATTTGGGGGCTAAAGCTCCTAAGGATGTGAAGATCCAAGGTGTCTGGTATGCGCAGCTTGAGTCATAG
- the LOC108335302 gene encoding pentatricopeptide repeat-containing protein At2g22410, mitochondrial, whose amino-acid sequence MFSTLKLKHATVGSRLFCVGSLQTQISTTIWHKLKSPTHQTLHHLLDQSISFRQLKLVHAQIILLGLADQVVTLGKLVSLCVQEGDLRYAHLLFDQIPQPNKFMYNHLIRGYSNIDDPINSLLLYRQMVRAGLMPNQFTFPFVFKACAAKPFYWEAVSVHAQAIKLGMRCHACVQNSILTVYVACRQIPSARQVFDDISDRTLVSWNSMIAGYSKIGHCSGAVMLLEEMQHQGVQPDVFTFVSLLSVSSKNGNLDLGRFVHLYIVTTDVQIDSIVKNALIDMYAKCGHLQCAKRVFDRMLDKNVVSWTCMVNAYANHGLIDNAVQIFNQMPVKNVVSWNSIIWCLVQEGLYTEAMELFHRMCISDVIPDDGTLVNILSCCSHMGDLALGKQAHDYICGNNITVSVTLCNSLIDMYAKCGALHTAMDIFFGMPEKNVVSWNVIIGALALHGFGEEAIETFRRMQASGLCPDEITFTGLLSACSHSGLVDMGRYYFELMSSTFGISPNVAHYACMVDLLGRGGFIGEAVTLIQKMPVKPDVVVWGALLSACRTYGNLEIAKQIMKQLLDLGRYDSGLYVLLSNMYSESQRWDDMRKIRKIMDDAGIQKCKAISCIEIDGCCHQFMVDDKTHDTSASIYSTLDQLMDHLKSVHHCKSFDVEDINYSRNLQ is encoded by the coding sequence ATGTTCTCCACTCTGAAACTGAAACACGCGACCGTTGGTTCCCGCCTTTTCTGCGTTGGCTCTCTACAAACACAGATCAGCACAACCATATGGCACAAGTTGAAGTCACCCACTCATCAAACCCTTCACCATCTCCTGGATCAGAGCATCTCCTTCAGACAACTCAAGCTTGTACATGCCCAAATCATCCTCCTTGGACTTGCTGACCAAGTTGTCACCCTAGGCAAGCTAGTCTCTCTTTGCGTTCAAGAGGGAGATCTCCGTTATGCACACCTCCTGTTTGATCAAATTCCCCAACCCAATAAATTCATGTACAATCATTTGATAAGGGGTTATTCAAATATCGATGATCCAATAAATTCTTTGTTGCTCTACCGCCAAATGGTGAGGGCGGGCCTTATGCCAAACCAATTCACCTTCCCCTTTGTTTTCAAAGCTTGCGCTGCCAAACCCTTCTATTGGGAAGCTGTTAGTGTTCATGCTCAGGCCATTAAACTCGGAATGAGGTGTCATGCATGCGTGCAAAATTCAATTTTGACTGTCTATGTTGCTTGCCGTCAAATACCAAGTGCACGGCAAGTGTTTGATGATATTTCTGACAGGACTCTGGTATCCTGGAATTCTATGATTGCTGGGTATTCTAAAATTGGCCACTGTTCTGGTGCTGTTATGTTGTTAGAGGAAATGCAACATCAGGGAGTACAGCCTGACGTGTTCACCTTTGTTAGCTTGCTTTCTGTTTCCTCAAAGAATGGTAATTTGGATTTGGGAAGATTTGTTCATCTTTATATCGTTACTACTGATGTTCAAATTGATTCAATTGTGAAGAATGCCCTAATAGATATGTATGCCAAGTGCGGGCATTTGCAATGTGCTAAACGTGTTTTTGATAGAATGCttgataaaaatgttgtttcttgGACATGTATGGTGAATGCTTATGCCAATCATGGTCTTATTGATAACGCTGTGCAAATTTTTAATCAGATGCCTGTGAAGAACGTGGTTTCTTGGAATTCAATAATCTGGTGCCTTGTTCAAGAAGGGCTTTACACGGAAGCTATGGAACTTTTCCACAGAATGTGCATTTCAGATGTGATTCCTGACGATGGTACTCTTGTTAACATTCTTTCATGCTGCAGTCACATGGGCGATCTGGCATTGGGAAAACAAGCCCACGATTACATTTGTGGTAATAATATTACAGTGAGTGTGACGCTCTGTAACTCCCTAATAGACATGTACGCAAAATGTGGTGCTCTTCATACTGCTATGGACATCTTCTTTGGGATGCCTGAGAAGAATGTGGTGTCATGGAACGTTATTATTGGGGCACTTGCTTTGCATGGTTTTGGAGAAGAGGCAATTGAGACGTTCAGGAGGATGCAAGCCAGTGGGCTGTGTCCCGATGAGATTACCTTCACAGGGTTACTTTCTGCTTGTAGTCACAGTGGTCTAGTGGACATGGGGcgatattattttgaattgatgAGTTCTACGTTCGGGATTTCTCCAAATGTTGCACATTATGCATGCATGGTTGATCTTTTAGGGCGTGGGGGATTCATAGGAGAAGCAGTGACCCTGATACAAAAGATGCCTGTTAAACCAGACGTTGTAGTTTGGGGTGCTTTGCTTAGTGCTTGCAGGACCTATGGGAATCTGGAGATTGCAAAGCAAATCATGAAGCAGTTGCTAGATTTGGGACGATATGACTCTGGCCTTTATGTGCTTCTCTCAAACATGTATTCGGAGTCTCAAAGATGGGATGACATGAGAAAGATCAGGAAAATAATGGATGACGCTGGGATACAAAAGTGTAAAGCGATTAGCTGCATTGAAATCGATGGCTGTTGCCATCAGTTCATGGTGGATGACAAAACACACGATACTTCAGCCAGTATATACTCCACGCTGGATCAATTAATGGATCATCTCAAGTCTGTACATCATTGTAAATCTTTTGATGTGGAGGACATAAACTATTCTAGAAATCTTCAATAA